The proteins below are encoded in one region of Puntigrus tetrazona isolate hp1 chromosome 5, ASM1883169v1, whole genome shotgun sequence:
- the flrt1a gene encoding leucine-rich repeat transmembrane protein FLRT1 — protein sequence MMAPEGIGELRDLLFFLLLCLTLLAELLEMTAASSQGLDGEGDIVCPSVCRCDEDFIYCNDRGLSAIPPLPPSATVLYLQNNHIDNAGLPRSLEHHMTVRVIYLYDNELDDFPMHLPPSLRELHLQDNNIRVLPRTALARLPLLEKLHLDDNSVSTVSIEDQAFADNPRLRLLFLSRNHLSSIPSGLPASLEELRLDDNRISTIPTHAFRGLSSLRRLVLDGNLLANQRIADDTFSRLSNLTELSLVRNSLQTPPLNLPSAHLQRLSLQDNNLIHMPRGSLDGMRRLQRLDLSGNNLTTLPRGLFRDLESLGQLLVRGNPWHCGCNLRWLHDWLEAKGNTITVRGFICQTPERLRDMALRDLTNQMDECELAAAGGGGVGAGIAVGGNRVSGGAAGVLSTTLSPPQGSLFTLRSKRPGLGLPETGLDYTLSSSGVGKNLALNVKPLSHDSIRVTWSVAQTSSSFRLSWLRLGTSSAMGSITETLVRGDRREYLLTSLQPASSYIICMVPLVSNGGSRSSLPGGDTESNEVPVCARTETSDPSHTDDDGKDESSDQLTSLPLAGIIGGATAIVSLALIIAIFCWYGHRAGHFTSRDHYSHSSSRKSKHYDDYIESGTKKDNTILEIRGPGFQMTPMATRQPLQPKPVREDYIIHTIFPSNGTGLYKPSQNMTNSGYGTNRGYREGGIPDIDYSYT from the coding sequence ATGATGGCTCCTGAAGGTATAGGAGAGCTTCGAGATTTGCTCTTCTTCCTGCTCCTGTGCCTCACATTATTGGCTGAACTCTTGGAAATGACTGCAGCTTCTTCACAGGGACTGGATGGCGAAGGTGACATAGTGTGCCCATCTGTGTGTCGCTGTGATGAGGACTTTATTTACTGCAACGACCGTGGATTGAGTGCAATCCCACCTCTACCACCATCTGCAACTGTACTTTATCTTCAAAACAATCACATTGACAATGCAGGGCTTCCTAGGTCCTTGGAACATCACATGACTGTGCGTGTTATATATCTCTATGATAATGAGCTTGATGACTTTCCCATGCATTTGCCACCTTCATTAAGAGAGCTTCACCTCCAGGACAACAATATTAGAGTGTTGCCAAGGACTGCACTTGCTAGACTTCCACTACTTGAAAAGTTGCATCTGGACGACAACTCTGTTTCCACAGTGAGTATTGAGGACCAGGCCTTTGCGGACAACCCTCGATTACGTCTCCTCTTCCTTTCCAGAAACCACCTTTCCAGCATCCCATCTGGTCTTCCTGCCTCACTTGAAGAGCTCCGTTTAGACGACAACCGAATCTCTACTATTCCCACTCATGCCTTCCGAGGTTTGTCCTCTTTACGTCGCCTGGTCTTGGATGGAAATCTGTTAGCTAATCAGCGCATAGCTGATGATACCTTCTCACGCTTGTCAAACTTAACAGAACTCTCCCTGGTCCGTAATTCACTTCAAACACCGCCACTTAACTTGCCCAGTGCCCACCTACAAAGACTCTCTCTTCAGGACAATAACCTTATACACATGCCTCGGGGCTCACTTGATGGAATGCGCAGACTGCAACGGCTAGATCTCTCTGGAAACAATCTGACTACCCTTCCCAGAGGATTGTTCAGGGACTTGGAAAGCCTGGGGCAGCTGCTTGTGCGGGGAAACCCATGGCATTGTGGCTGCAACTTGCGTTGGCTTCACGACTGGCTGGAAGCAAAGGGGAATACAATTACAGTGAGAGGCTTTATCTGCCAGACACCAGAACGACTCCGAGACATGGCGCTCAGAGACCTCACAAATCAGATGGATGAATGTGAGTTGGCTGCGGCTGGTGGTGGCGGAGTAGGTGCAGGGATTGCCGTTGGTGGTAACAGAGTGAGTGGAGGAGCAGCTGGAGTCCTTTCTACCACTCTTTCTCCCCCTCAGGGTTCCCTTTTTACACTCAGGTCCAAGCGACCAGGCCTCGGTCTCCCAGAAACAGGATTGGACTACACATTAAGCAGCAGCGGTGTGGGCAAAAACCTGGCCCTGAATGTGAAACCCCTATCACATGACAGCATCCGTGTTACTTGGAGCGTAGCGCAAACATCTTCTTCTTTTCGATTAAGCTGGCTTCGTCTAGGAACCAGCTCCGCGATGGGGTCCATCACAGAAACCTTGGTTAGAGGCGACCGGCGGGAGTATCTTCTCACTTCCCTGCAGCCTGCTTCCAGCTACATCATCTGCATGGTGCCTCTAGTATCTAACGGCGGAAGCAGGAGTAGTTTGCCTGGGGGGGACACAGAATCAAATGAGGTTCCAGTTTGTGCCAGAACAGAAACGTCTGATCCTAGCCACACTGATGATGATGGTAAAGATGAGAGCTCTGATCAGTTGACTTCTCTTCCTCTTGCAGGAATTATTGGGGGTGCTACGGCAATAGTTTCCCTTGCTCTTATCATTGCCATTTTCTGCTGGTATGGACACCGTGCAGGACATTTCACATCACGAGACCATTACAGCCATAGTAGCTCTCGCAAGAGCAAACACTATGATGACTACATTGAGTCAGGCACAAAGAAAGACAACACTATCCTAGAGATCAGAGGTCCAGGATTTCAGATGACACCAATGGCAACAAGGCAGCCCCTTCAGCCGAAACCAGTGAGAGAGGATTACATTATACACACCATCTTCCCCTCGAATGGCACAGGTCTATACAAGCCCTCCCAAAACATGACCAACTCTGGCTATGGTACCAATCGTGGCTATAGAGAAGGAGGCATTCCAGATATAGATTACTCCTACACATGA